A window of Apium graveolens cultivar Ventura chromosome 8, ASM990537v1, whole genome shotgun sequence contains these coding sequences:
- the LOC141677956 gene encoding uncharacterized protein LOC141677956 produces MRRSLTRIATPIGKTAGIFTTPFSSGSGRCRVPGARVDNSVSDDPTRPYPKGFGREVPEFIQGIEEEKFGEGIDDTVMNTRKADEDDDVRFGLLNVLAGTGRGKIVGSRSAIGIGVKKPENRFIRARHEFVNVNANPNVSTKNVMTQFDNPEDTKKNVMDILSSGDESDDDDYDYDDGCFIADQVYGEKLPQRRGPETMNQLEEGFEEIQNAFIEEMHNNCAIECEPEYSFGDCESDPDVDEKPPMTLRECFDKAMPFRMAYEHIQNHEELEEAVEDAMKQVPLMIQIVNYYSGPDWKPAKKTAGKLMRELERVAKTLPKSAPDSLKRFTNRAVLSIQVGLKELENCQGNCQGNCQETDERAGKSCKNSSEECTRFC; encoded by the exons ATGAGACGAAGCCTGACTAGAATCGCAACTCCAATCGGCAAAACCGCCGGAATTTTCACCACGCCTTTCTCCTCCGGTTCCGGAAGATGCAGAGTTCCGGGCGCTAGGGTAGATAATTCTGTTTCGGATGATCCGACCCGACCCTACCCGAAGGGGTTTGGGCGGGAAGTGCCGGAGTTTATTCAGGGGATAGAGGAGGAGAAGTTTGGTGAGGGAATTGATGATACTGTTATGAATACAAGGAAAGCAGATGAGGACGATGATGTTCGATTCGGGTTACTTAATGTATTAGCTGGCACGGGGCGTGGGAAGATCGTAGGCAGTCGCAGTGCGATTGGAATTGGTGTTAAGAAGCCGGAGAATAGGTTTATTAGGGCTAGGCATGAGTTTGTGAATGTGAATGCGAATCCGAATGTGAGTACGAAGAATGTGATGACTCAGTTTGATAATCCGGAGGATACGAAGAAGAATGTGATGGACATTTTGTCGAGTGGTGATGAGAGTGATGATGATGATTATGATTATGATGACGGGTGTTTTATTGCTGATCAGGTTTATGGGGAGAAATTGCCTCAAAGGCGTGGGCCCGAGACTATGAATCAGCTAGAGGAAGGGTTTGAGGAAATACAAAATGCTTTTATTGAAGAAATGCATAATAATTGCGCG ATTGAGTGTGAACCAGAGTACTCGTTTGGGGATTGTGAAAGCGACCCTGATGTTGATGAGAAGCCTCCTATGACTCTTCGGGAGTGTTTTGATAAGGCGATGCCTTTTCGAATGGCTTATGAACATATTCAGAATCATGAAGAGTTGGAG GAAGCCGTGGAAGATGCAATGAAGCAAGTCCCCCTTATGATACAGATTGTCAATTACTATAGTGGACCGGACTGGAAACCTGCCAAGAAAACTGCCGGGAAACTGATGAGAGAGCTGGAAAGAGTTGCAAAAACTCTTCCTAAGAGTGCACCAGATTCTCTTAAGCGGTTTACAAATCGTGCTGTTCTGTCTATTCAGGTTGGCCTGAAAGAGCTGGAAAACTGCCAAGGAAACTGCCAAGGAAACTGCCAAGAAACAGATGAAAGAGCTGGAAAGAGTTGCAAAAACTCTTCCGAAGAGTGCACCAGATTCTGTTAA